A single Sporosarcina sp. FSL W8-0480 DNA region contains:
- a CDS encoding LLM class flavin-dependent oxidoreductase translates to MVDPITGNTINAGQRMKEIMEAARLADEAGLDIFGVGEHHRLDYAVSSPPVVLASIAQQTKRIKLTSATTVLSTVDPVRLFEDFATLDLLSDGRAEIIAGRGAFIESFPLFGYDTNDYDALFSENIDLFLKLNKNERMTWNGHFRSPLRNAEIAPRPYQKELPLWVGVGGTPSSAVRAGKLGVGMAMAILGGDPARFKPLVDLYREAGIAAGHHPKELKVGVTGHGYISNTTQQAKEEFYPYYSNYWSNVHRQRGMISGRMSIAEFEQLTAPNTALFVGSPEQIVEKILHQYELFGHQRFMAQVDIGGLPFEKVAKSIELLATKVAPIVRKATSK, encoded by the coding sequence ATGGTGGATCCAATTACAGGAAACACGATAAACGCAGGACAAAGAATGAAGGAGATAATGGAGGCGGCAAGACTGGCGGATGAGGCTGGACTGGATATTTTCGGTGTTGGCGAGCATCATCGATTAGACTATGCCGTTTCCTCCCCACCCGTTGTATTAGCATCCATAGCCCAACAAACTAAACGAATCAAACTGACAAGCGCGACTACCGTTTTAAGCACGGTTGACCCAGTTCGTCTATTTGAAGACTTTGCAACATTGGATTTGCTATCGGACGGGCGTGCAGAAATAATAGCAGGTCGGGGTGCGTTTATTGAATCATTTCCTTTATTCGGATATGACACAAATGATTATGATGCTTTATTCTCGGAGAACATCGATTTGTTTTTAAAGCTTAACAAAAACGAGAGGATGACATGGAATGGTCATTTCCGTTCGCCATTAAGGAATGCGGAAATTGCACCTCGCCCCTATCAAAAAGAATTGCCACTATGGGTTGGTGTTGGCGGAACCCCAAGTAGTGCGGTTCGTGCCGGCAAATTAGGCGTTGGGATGGCAATGGCAATCTTAGGGGGTGACCCTGCACGATTCAAGCCATTGGTGGATCTTTACCGTGAGGCTGGAATAGCGGCTGGACATCATCCAAAAGAGCTTAAAGTCGGTGTCACAGGTCATGGATATATTTCAAATACGACTCAACAAGCCAAAGAGGAATTTTACCCGTACTATTCAAATTATTGGTCGAATGTACACCGTCAACGAGGGATGATTTCTGGAAGGATGTCGATTGCGGAATTTGAGCAACTTACGGCACCGAATACCGCATTGTTCGTAGGAAGCCCAGAGCAAATTGTTGAGAAAATTCTACATCAGTACGAGCTATTTGGTCACCAACGGTTCATGGCACAAGTCGATATAGGTGGATTACCGTTCGAAAAAGTGGCGAAGAGTATCGAGTTATTGGCTACCAAGGTAGCTCCAATAGTAAGGAAAGCAACAAGTAAATAA
- a CDS encoding sensor histidine kinase, translating to MKLNLAWHHMYQSEATRIIFIALLTAITGELKVIPFAGEPFRFALGGIVFFLLILIFPPKSILRTGFVTSMVVVLFRIIEELLLGADLAESIQIHLPVILFYILFATGWHFVGLEKFKSHPLQLGTLAILFEIIANTAEHALRNWWTANYFLHLNEWSILVGVALLRSFFTVGLYSSVALSKEKQRVREMLGIGSELYAEMLYLQKSMDHMERITASSYDLYRKLQQEHQRPLGIQALKIAQEIHEVKKDSQRIVAGLSQLTKREKMSVFSLSTVIEMVQSANQKYSKMLGKQVTFHIRQTFDFLTEQQILLLAILNNLVANAVEAVEHTGSITLVVSLTDGQVSFQIIDDGKGISPEHELLIFEPGFTTKYSDHGAQATGIGLSHVKAITESLGGNVELVAPEKGTHFKVMIPLERLQK from the coding sequence ATGAAATTAAACTTAGCATGGCATCATATGTACCAATCGGAAGCTACACGGATCATTTTCATCGCCCTGTTGACAGCGATTACTGGCGAATTGAAAGTGATTCCGTTCGCAGGCGAACCATTTCGTTTTGCGCTCGGCGGAATTGTATTTTTTTTGCTGATTTTAATTTTCCCACCTAAATCGATTTTACGAACGGGTTTTGTCACTTCAATGGTGGTCGTCTTGTTCCGTATTATCGAAGAACTCCTTCTTGGTGCTGATTTGGCAGAAAGTATTCAAATCCATTTGCCCGTTATTTTATTTTATATCCTGTTTGCAACGGGTTGGCATTTTGTAGGTTTGGAGAAATTTAAATCGCATCCGCTACAACTTGGTACACTTGCCATTTTGTTTGAAATTATAGCCAATACTGCAGAACACGCCTTACGTAATTGGTGGACTGCAAACTACTTCCTTCATCTGAATGAGTGGTCGATTTTAGTCGGGGTAGCATTGCTCCGTAGCTTTTTTACAGTTGGGCTTTATAGTTCCGTCGCTTTATCGAAAGAAAAGCAACGTGTCCGTGAAATGTTAGGGATTGGCTCTGAACTGTATGCGGAAATGTTATATTTGCAGAAGTCGATGGATCATATGGAACGGATTACTGCATCAAGCTATGACTTGTACCGCAAGTTGCAGCAAGAACACCAGCGCCCGTTAGGCATCCAAGCATTGAAAATTGCGCAAGAGATCCATGAAGTGAAAAAAGATTCACAGCGAATAGTAGCCGGACTTTCGCAATTGACGAAAAGGGAAAAAATGTCGGTTTTTTCTTTATCGACAGTTATAGAAATGGTTCAATCAGCCAATCAAAAATACAGTAAAATGCTTGGCAAGCAGGTGACTTTTCACATTAGACAAACTTTCGACTTCCTGACCGAGCAACAAATACTGCTATTAGCCATTTTAAATAACCTAGTTGCGAATGCAGTGGAAGCGGTTGAGCATACAGGGTCAATCACTTTGGTAGTAAGTTTAACAGATGGACAAGTCAGTTTTCAGATCATAGATGATGGGAAAGGTATTTCACCAGAACACGAGTTGCTTATATTCGAACCCGGTTTTACGACAAAATACAGCGATCATGGTGCACAGGCTACTGGCATTGGATTGTCCCATGTAAAAGCGATTACCGAGTCGCTTGGTGGAAACGTTGAGTTAGTTGCACCAGAAAAGGGAACTCATTTCAAAGTGATGATCCCGCTTGAAAGGTTACAAAAATGA
- a CDS encoding response regulator, whose translation MRYFIIDDDMVSRSMLKSIIVEQRLGIVVGESDGSLKTLGQVHTLSPDLVLIDLLMPEMDGIEMIRQLKEQGFQGQFVMLSQVVNKEMVGEAYQTGVEFFIHKPINRIEVENVLRQTIEKIQLKQSLMTIRDTLSYIGSPSPQNIGRSLKEVVHSILQDMGIAGENGSTDILNIMKVLTEQRSDAALPPLKQLYEMVARKMGVADSELPKEVKAMEQRIRRTITVAIEHLASLGAVDYTIHEFEYYAPRFFDFQEISMRMKQIQNDEAPSRPVKVQIKKFLLMLYKETIEQQK comes from the coding sequence ATGAGGTATTTCATAATTGATGACGATATGGTATCACGTTCCATGTTGAAATCTATTATCGTAGAACAGCGACTGGGAATAGTCGTTGGTGAATCGGATGGCAGTTTGAAAACACTTGGACAAGTACATACACTATCACCAGATCTTGTTCTAATTGATTTGCTGATGCCTGAAATGGACGGGATTGAAATGATTCGGCAGTTGAAGGAGCAAGGTTTTCAGGGGCAATTTGTCATGCTGTCCCAAGTCGTCAACAAAGAGATGGTCGGTGAGGCGTACCAGACTGGCGTAGAGTTTTTCATCCACAAGCCGATCAACCGCATTGAGGTGGAAAACGTATTGCGACAAACTATCGAGAAAATCCAACTAAAGCAGTCTCTTATGACCATCCGCGATACGCTTTCGTATATCGGCTCTCCTTCCCCGCAAAATATCGGACGCTCCCTTAAGGAAGTCGTGCACTCAATTTTGCAAGACATGGGAATAGCCGGTGAAAATGGAAGCACAGATATCTTAAATATAATGAAAGTGTTGACAGAGCAGCGAAGCGATGCGGCCCTTCCTCCGCTCAAGCAGCTCTACGAAATGGTTGCACGTAAAATGGGTGTTGCGGATTCTGAGCTGCCTAAAGAGGTGAAGGCAATGGAGCAACGTATCAGACGGACGATAACGGTTGCGATTGAACATTTGGCATCACTTGGTGCAGTGGACTATACAATCCACGAATTTGAGTACTATGCCCCCCGCTTCTTTGATTTCCAGGAGATTTCTATGCGAATGAAGCAAATACAAAACGACGAGGCGCCAAGTAGGCCAGTAAAAGTCCAGATAAAAAAGTTTTTGCTCATGCTTTACAAAGAAACAATTGAACAGCAAAAATAA
- a CDS encoding cation:dicarboxylase symporter family transporter translates to MKKKFKISLAYQILIGLALGITVGAIFYGNPNVETYLQPIGTMFINMIKMIVVPIIISTLIVGVAGTGDMKQLGKLGGKTLIYFEIVTTIAILVGLFAANIFKPGVGIDMSVLQKGSIDSYVQTTQEVQNNGFMDVLVSIVPSNIVDAMANANMLSIIFFSVLFGLGVAAIGERGKPVLAFFQGVADAMFFVTNLIMKFAPIGVFALIGVTVSKFGLESLIPMGKLMILVYATMAFFIVVVLGGIAKMVGVNIFSFLKLLKEELILAYSTSSSETVLPKVMEKMEKFGAPKDIVSFVVPTGYSFNLDGSTLYQALAAIFIAQMYGIELSIMDQVMLVLVLMITSKGIAGVPGVSFVVLLATLGTVGIPVEGLALIVGIDRLLDMARTVVNVVGNSLSTVVISKWEGRFGEEPKQKDEKQQFVPAEENLV, encoded by the coding sequence ATGAAAAAGAAATTTAAAATCTCTTTAGCATATCAAATATTGATAGGTCTTGCTCTCGGTATTACAGTAGGGGCAATCTTCTATGGCAATCCGAATGTTGAGACTTACTTACAGCCAATCGGCACAATGTTTATAAACATGATTAAAATGATTGTTGTGCCAATCATCATTTCTACATTGATCGTCGGTGTAGCGGGCACAGGTGATATGAAACAATTAGGTAAACTTGGCGGCAAAACGCTCATTTACTTTGAAATTGTAACGACTATCGCCATTTTGGTTGGACTATTTGCTGCTAATATTTTCAAGCCGGGCGTTGGAATTGATATGTCTGTTTTGCAAAAAGGTAGCATCGATAGTTACGTACAAACGACACAAGAGGTCCAAAACAATGGTTTCATGGACGTATTAGTTAGTATCGTTCCAAGCAACATCGTTGATGCGATGGCAAATGCGAACATGCTATCAATCATTTTCTTCTCCGTCTTATTCGGTTTAGGTGTTGCTGCTATTGGTGAAAGAGGTAAGCCGGTATTGGCATTTTTCCAAGGCGTTGCGGATGCAATGTTCTTCGTTACGAACCTAATTATGAAATTCGCTCCAATCGGGGTGTTTGCACTTATCGGAGTGACTGTTTCAAAGTTCGGCTTAGAATCTCTTATTCCTATGGGTAAATTGATGATTCTAGTCTATGCAACAATGGCATTCTTCATCGTAGTCGTATTGGGTGGAATTGCAAAAATGGTCGGAGTGAATATTTTCTCCTTCTTGAAACTGCTGAAGGAAGAATTGATTCTTGCCTATTCAACATCCAGTTCAGAGACGGTATTGCCGAAGGTCATGGAAAAAATGGAGAAATTCGGCGCACCTAAAGATATCGTTTCATTCGTCGTACCGACTGGCTACTCGTTCAACTTGGACGGTTCTACTTTGTACCAAGCGCTTGCTGCCATTTTCATTGCGCAAATGTATGGTATTGAGTTAAGTATTATGGATCAAGTAATGCTCGTCCTTGTATTAATGATCACTTCCAAAGGGATTGCGGGCGTACCTGGCGTATCATTCGTCGTATTGCTTGCAACACTCGGCACAGTCGGTATTCCGGTTGAAGGATTGGCGTTAATCGTAGGTATCGACCGTCTACTCGATATGGCACGTACAGTCGTCAACGTTGTCGGAAACTCTTTGTCTACAGTTGTCATTTCAAAATGGGAAGGCCGCTTTGGCGAGGAGCCGAAACAGAAAGATGAAAAACAGCAATTCGTTCCTGCTGAAGAGAATTTGGTATAA
- a CDS encoding HAMP domain-containing sensor histidine kinase, with translation MKLTIRKKFFIGFFIVFFMAASISNQIMSKMLEKHTMTNLEEAVTSLQYSSTQFIRQFEQLHPQNENFVVENSYKLANELSRLYGQSVALYDSEGHFLYEAVPVNRPLLMEQQKYEANAEESSSEELKQAFQNQSAYTIQPLGEGTLLYFAYPLYLNDTLYGVVRFTADYTEVFLHNQSLLRTFTGLTILLFCGVYLISLLLSNQFIRRVKEVTTATKRMTTGDYQPIVANNASDEIGELAQNFQLMQLQIQQHIETIEQEKEKVLRLEEKRTTFFHNITHELKTPLTTISGYAQIIGEKGFDDIEFLQKASLKIRRESNRLNEMVTQLLALSKYQSLVHDTVHEIVDVYPILQSVCEDLQMKAAPRDMKIHLTGHPYTVLGNPNELRQLFINVIDNAILHGTPRGMIEIAIEEDIVVTNPCAPIPRAIADYIFEPFVHRKLEGSTGLGLFICADIIARHRGTIRFEEKHGQAKINMQIPQQKHVGNMYCMFSNNIFL, from the coding sequence ATGAAACTAACGATCCGGAAAAAGTTTTTCATCGGTTTTTTCATTGTGTTTTTCATGGCTGCCAGTATTAGCAATCAAATCATGTCAAAGATGCTTGAAAAACATACGATGACCAATCTCGAAGAAGCCGTGACCTCCCTTCAATATTCTTCAACCCAATTCATCAGGCAATTTGAACAGCTGCATCCCCAAAATGAAAATTTCGTCGTTGAAAATAGCTACAAGCTTGCGAATGAATTGAGTAGGCTGTATGGGCAAAGTGTAGCGCTGTATGATAGCGAAGGACATTTTTTATATGAAGCCGTGCCGGTGAATCGGCCTCTTCTAATGGAGCAGCAAAAATATGAAGCAAATGCAGAGGAAAGTAGCAGCGAGGAATTAAAGCAAGCATTTCAGAACCAATCCGCCTACACAATTCAGCCGTTGGGGGAGGGGACGCTTCTTTATTTCGCTTACCCGCTCTATTTGAATGATACGCTGTATGGAGTTGTTCGTTTTACAGCGGATTACACGGAAGTTTTCTTACATAATCAAAGCTTGCTGCGAACGTTCACCGGGCTAACGATCCTGTTGTTTTGCGGCGTCTATTTGATTTCATTGCTTTTATCTAATCAATTTATTCGGAGAGTAAAAGAAGTGACAACTGCTACGAAAAGAATGACGACAGGCGACTATCAGCCGATTGTTGCGAACAACGCATCAGACGAAATAGGAGAACTTGCTCAAAACTTTCAGTTAATGCAATTGCAAATCCAGCAGCATATCGAAACGATTGAACAAGAGAAAGAGAAAGTTTTAAGGCTCGAGGAGAAACGGACAACCTTTTTCCATAACATTACCCATGAATTGAAAACACCTCTGACAACTATTTCAGGCTATGCACAAATTATAGGGGAGAAAGGATTTGACGATATCGAATTTCTTCAGAAAGCTTCGCTGAAAATAAGAAGAGAGAGCAATCGTCTGAATGAAATGGTCACTCAGTTGCTTGCGTTGTCGAAATATCAATCGCTTGTACATGATACCGTTCATGAGATTGTCGATGTGTACCCGATTCTGCAATCTGTCTGTGAAGATCTTCAAATGAAAGCTGCACCGCGCGATATGAAGATCCATCTAACAGGTCATCCTTATACCGTGCTCGGTAATCCGAATGAATTGCGGCAGCTTTTCATCAATGTGATTGATAATGCCATCCTGCATGGAACGCCAAGAGGGATGATAGAGATCGCCATTGAGGAAGACATCGTGGTGACGAATCCATGTGCGCCGATCCCGCGAGCCATTGCCGACTATATCTTCGAGCCTTTTGTACACAGAAAATTGGAAGGCAGTACTGGCTTAGGGCTATTTATCTGTGCGGATATAATAGCGCGACATCGCGGAACGATTCGATTCGAAGAGAAACATGGACAAGCAAAAATTAATATGCAAATACCTCAGCAGAAACATGTTGGCAACATGTATTGCATGTTTAGCAACAACATTTTCTTATGA
- a CDS encoding response regulator transcription factor — MDHVQKTILIIEDEESIYDILSYALRKAGFRVIGATSGAKALEVLQGIEIDLIILDLMLPDTTGFELCKKITAMTTTPILMLTARDDIVDKVVGLELGADDYMTKPFDIREVLARVNVLLRRNQTPSRLLQLSESIHIDSRAHSVIKDGELVALKPKEFELLLLFAQYQNRVFSREEILDTVWEMDYEGGLRTVDVHVQRIRKKLDPSLIETVFGVGYKMKGN, encoded by the coding sequence ATGGACCATGTACAAAAGACAATCTTGATTATAGAAGACGAAGAATCGATCTATGATATTTTGTCGTATGCTTTACGGAAAGCGGGGTTCCGGGTAATTGGGGCAACTTCAGGTGCAAAGGCATTGGAAGTTCTTCAAGGGATTGAAATTGATCTCATTATTTTAGATCTCATGCTTCCGGATACGACGGGCTTTGAGCTGTGCAAAAAGATAACCGCCATGACGACTACGCCAATTCTCATGCTGACGGCGCGTGACGATATTGTAGATAAGGTGGTTGGGCTGGAGCTTGGGGCAGATGATTATATGACGAAACCGTTCGATATTCGGGAAGTTCTCGCGCGTGTGAATGTGCTGCTACGGCGTAACCAAACGCCGTCACGCTTGCTCCAACTTAGTGAGAGTATCCATATCGACTCTCGTGCTCATTCCGTTATCAAAGATGGAGAATTGGTTGCTTTGAAGCCGAAGGAGTTCGAGCTATTATTGTTATTTGCCCAATATCAAAACCGAGTTTTTTCAAGGGAGGAAATCCTCGATACGGTATGGGAAATGGATTATGAGGGTGGGTTGCGTACAGTGGATGTACATGTGCAACGAATTCGTAAAAAGCTCGATCCTTCCCTCATCGAGACTGTGTTCGGCGTAGGCTATAAAATGAAAGGAAATTGA
- a CDS encoding DsbA family protein has product MKNMDNMVCDLETGVCGVAGEDKMEVIDFNQPEKTIRLYYVTDPICSHCWAIEPVFRRFVEQYGNYFNVHTVMGGLLEKWHDGPIDPANGIYKPADVAGHWREVGDHSRMPIDGSLMIDNPVQSSFPASRIFKVIQKYHGDAKASEYLRRAREDLFAFNKNISDLSVLTEIVEKLGLDGEAIVAEAEQQAGQQLLNEDFALVRNLGARGFPTIIMMNEENKGVKIVGGRPFEYYVEGLKQVLNKEELQPKQQPSLSILLEKEKLLFSKEIEVMYDVERAEVESFINKELSSNDYQAKQVLGEYYFTTTK; this is encoded by the coding sequence ATGAAGAACATGGATAATATGGTTTGTGATTTGGAAACTGGCGTCTGCGGAGTGGCTGGGGAAGACAAAATGGAAGTCATTGATTTTAATCAACCAGAAAAAACGATTAGACTTTATTATGTAACGGATCCTATCTGTTCCCATTGCTGGGCAATTGAACCTGTATTTCGCCGATTTGTAGAGCAGTATGGGAATTATTTCAATGTCCATACAGTTATGGGTGGTTTGCTGGAAAAATGGCATGATGGTCCAATCGATCCTGCAAACGGTATTTATAAACCAGCTGATGTCGCTGGTCACTGGAGAGAAGTGGGGGACCATTCAAGAATGCCAATCGATGGTTCGTTAATGATTGACAATCCGGTCCAATCTTCATTTCCGGCTTCACGTATATTCAAGGTGATCCAAAAATATCATGGCGATGCAAAAGCATCAGAATATTTACGTCGTGCAAGGGAAGACCTTTTTGCATTCAATAAAAACATATCAGATCTCTCCGTCCTTACTGAAATTGTAGAAAAACTTGGTCTGGATGGGGAAGCTATCGTAGCTGAAGCTGAACAACAAGCAGGACAACAATTATTGAATGAAGACTTTGCTTTAGTTAGAAACTTAGGTGCAAGAGGTTTCCCTACGATCATTATGATGAATGAGGAAAACAAGGGTGTCAAAATTGTTGGCGGTCGTCCGTTTGAATACTATGTTGAAGGGTTAAAACAAGTTCTTAACAAAGAGGAGCTGCAACCAAAACAACAACCATCTCTTTCTATATTACTTGAAAAAGAAAAGCTATTGTTTTCGAAGGAAATTGAAGTAATGTATGATGTTGAAAGAGCAGAAGTTGAATCTTTCATTAATAAAGAGCTTTCTTCAAATGATTATCAGGCGAAGCAAGTTTTAGGGGAGTATTATTTTACGACTACTAAATAA
- a CDS encoding PLP-dependent aminotransferase family protein, translating into MQFMLDRSIKKPMYRQLVEQIENGIISGDLSPDQPLPSERELAKKLQINRSTVVTAYDELEAVGLIVRRIGSGTYINTDIWGLTHKRVPNWGRYVEDGSFLPNLPLVQKLRNETEQEGMVNLSSGELAVDLLPNVQFAKILKENAFDEHLGYDHPLGDAGLRETICKHVKTYKNMVVESDSILITSGAQQAIHLIVQCLLKPGDTVAIEDPSYAFSLPIFQSFGVKTLLLPVDQHGVNPDDIEALQRKHRIRMIFLNPDYQNPTGTKMSLERRKRILELSSKHGFPIIEDDPYNLTSFDGHIGPTLKSMDDNENVLYISSLSKVVASGLRIGWIIGPKKVIERLSDGKQQIDFGHSVFPQWIANQFLDSPQFDKHILDLRIQLRERRDAIILALDSLSKDEVTYLVPQGGIHLWCKINHEIDEYKLLEESMKKGVSFVPGRIMGSKNGYVRFTYGRGNEATIKEGISRFVYALRNNGGMFEDV; encoded by the coding sequence ATGCAATTTATGCTAGACCGTTCAATAAAAAAACCTATGTATAGGCAACTTGTAGAACAAATAGAGAATGGAATTATATCGGGAGATTTATCTCCGGATCAGCCATTACCATCTGAACGTGAGTTAGCAAAAAAATTACAGATAAATAGGAGTACAGTTGTGACTGCTTATGATGAGCTAGAGGCAGTCGGATTAATTGTCAGAAGAATAGGGAGTGGCACGTATATAAATACGGATATATGGGGGCTAACTCATAAAAGGGTCCCCAATTGGGGGAGATATGTAGAGGATGGCTCATTTCTTCCGAATCTTCCGTTGGTACAGAAACTTCGTAATGAAACTGAGCAAGAAGGGATGGTTAACCTATCAAGCGGGGAACTTGCAGTAGATTTACTACCTAACGTCCAATTCGCTAAGATTCTTAAGGAGAACGCGTTTGATGAGCATTTAGGTTACGACCATCCTTTAGGCGATGCGGGATTACGAGAGACAATTTGTAAACACGTAAAAACCTACAAAAATATGGTTGTTGAGTCAGACTCCATATTAATAACATCGGGTGCTCAGCAAGCAATACACCTAATCGTTCAATGTTTGTTAAAACCAGGGGATACAGTAGCGATTGAAGACCCATCCTATGCATTCTCTTTACCGATCTTTCAATCATTTGGTGTTAAGACGCTTTTACTCCCAGTTGATCAACATGGCGTAAATCCTGATGATATTGAAGCTTTACAAAGAAAACATCGAATTCGTATGATCTTCTTAAATCCTGATTACCAAAATCCTACTGGCACGAAAATGTCGCTGGAACGCCGAAAGAGAATATTGGAATTATCATCAAAGCACGGTTTCCCCATAATAGAGGATGATCCTTATAATTTGACGTCATTCGACGGGCATATTGGACCTACGTTAAAGTCAATGGACGATAATGAAAATGTTTTATACATTAGTTCGTTATCAAAAGTGGTTGCATCAGGACTACGCATTGGTTGGATTATTGGTCCGAAAAAAGTAATTGAACGTTTGTCAGACGGCAAACAGCAAATTGACTTTGGCCATAGTGTTTTTCCGCAATGGATAGCGAATCAATTTCTAGATTCCCCTCAATTTGACAAACACATTTTAGATTTAAGAATTCAACTGAGGGAGCGTAGGGATGCGATAATTTTGGCATTGGACAGCTTATCTAAAGATGAGGTTACATATTTAGTGCCACAAGGCGGAATTCATTTATGGTGTAAAATAAATCACGAAATTGATGAATATAAGTTACTTGAAGAATCCATGAAAAAAGGCGTTTCATTTGTACCTGGGCGAATAATGGGCTCAAAAAATGGATACGTTCGATTTACTTATGGCAGGGGGAACGAAGCTACAATAAAAGAAGGCATTTCAAGGTTTGTCTATGCGTTAAGAAATAATGGGGGAATGTTTGAAGATGTCTAA
- the lnu(G) gene encoding lincosamide nucleotidyltransferase Lnu(G) codes for MLKQKELMARVKELVQSDERISACMMYGSFTKGEGDQYSDIEYYVFLKDDTISTFDSAKWLNEVASYHLLYQNEYGTEVVIFENLIRGEFHFLSESEMNIIPSFKESGYIPDTKAMFIYDETGQLELYLSGLEGSGPNRLTEENVNFLLNNFSNLWLMGINVLKRGEYARSLEILSQLQKNILQLIRIAEENADNWFNMTKNLEKEISPENYEKFKKTTARLNELELYEAYKNSLLLVMEFRNLVEKQYQLTVSNDFFEKLLHYMNE; via the coding sequence TTGTTAAAACAAAAAGAACTAATGGCAAGGGTTAAGGAACTTGTCCAGTCAGATGAACGAATATCTGCTTGTATGATGTATGGGTCTTTTACAAAAGGAGAGGGAGATCAATACTCTGATATAGAATATTATGTTTTTCTGAAAGATGATACAATTTCCACCTTTGATTCAGCAAAATGGCTAAATGAAGTCGCTTCCTACCATTTACTCTATCAAAATGAGTACGGTACGGAAGTAGTAATTTTTGAAAATCTAATACGTGGTGAATTTCATTTCCTTTCCGAAAGCGAAATGAATATTATTCCTTCATTCAAAGAATCAGGCTACATTCCTGACACAAAAGCAATGTTTATTTATGATGAAACAGGACAATTAGAATTGTATTTATCAGGGTTGGAAGGTTCGGGACCAAATAGACTTACAGAAGAAAACGTAAATTTTTTATTGAATAATTTTTCCAACCTATGGTTAATGGGGATTAATGTTCTTAAAAGAGGGGAATATGCACGTTCACTGGAAATTTTATCTCAATTACAAAAAAATATACTGCAACTCATTCGAATTGCGGAAGAAAATGCCGATAATTGGTTTAATATGACAAAGAATCTTGAAAAAGAAATTAGTCCTGAAAACTATGAAAAGTTTAAAAAGACTACTGCCCGATTAAATGAATTAGAACTATATGAAGCCTATAAGAACTCTTTGCTTCTCGTTATGGAATTTCGAAATCTTGTTGAAAAACAGTATCAGTTAACCGTTAGCAATGATTTTTTCGAAAAACTGTTACATTATATGAATGAATAG
- a CDS encoding response regulator transcription factor produces MYKIMMVEDDEKIRRIVSDVLHKWKYDVIEVTNFDQVLTEFEQVQPHLVLLDINLPTLDGFYWCQQIRSVSKVPIIFLSSRNENMDIIMAINMGGDDFVQKPFDLDILVAKVKALLRRNYSYRDEESVQLIHRGLKLNISNSVAEYKGQSAELSRNEFIILQLMMRKIGKIVSRDDLMQALWNEEQFVDDNTLTVNVNRLRRKVASLGLNDFIVTRKGMGYIIE; encoded by the coding sequence ATGTATAAAATTATGATGGTAGAAGATGATGAAAAAATTAGAAGAATCGTTTCCGATGTGCTTCACAAATGGAAGTATGATGTGATTGAGGTTACAAATTTTGACCAAGTGTTAACGGAGTTTGAACAGGTCCAGCCACACTTAGTATTATTGGATATCAATTTACCGACATTGGATGGTTTTTATTGGTGTCAGCAGATTCGTTCAGTTTCCAAAGTCCCTATTATATTTCTTTCTTCTAGAAACGAAAACATGGATATTATTATGGCTATTAATATGGGCGGGGATGACTTTGTGCAAAAACCGTTTGATTTAGATATACTTGTTGCCAAAGTAAAAGCACTTTTACGTAGAAATTATTCCTATCGAGATGAAGAATCTGTACAACTTATCCATCGGGGTTTGAAATTAAATATAAGCAATTCGGTGGCTGAATATAAGGGACAGAGCGCAGAGCTATCTCGCAATGAATTTATTATTTTACAATTAATGATGCGCAAGATTGGGAAAATCGTATCACGAGATGACTTAATGCAGGCATTGTGGAATGAAGAGCAATTTGTTGATGATAACACACTGACAGTAAATGTGAATCGTTTACGTCGAAAGGTTGCTAGTCTTGGGTTGAATGATTTTATAGTTACCCGTAAAGGAATGGGGTATATTATCGAATGA